From the genome of Bacteroides sp. MSB163, one region includes:
- a CDS encoding TonB-dependent receptor yields MKHRLASQHYRLSTQVLRKPFLLLCITSFFSFPVVNYVNAATAGISIVNQQKEVKGTIYDETNSPVAGATIIVKNSTRGCITDIDGKFTISVSVGDELLVSFLGYQTATIKVSGENNYTVHLKPKVDELDEVTVVAFAKQKKESVISSVTTVKPSELKVPSSNLTTALAGRMSGVIAYQTSGEPGKDDASFFIRGVTTFGYAASPLILIDNVELTSADLARLNVDDIASFSIMKDATATALYGARGANGVILVTTKEGKEGKATVNIRVENSISTPVRTIETADPITYMQLHNEAVRTRNPLGVLPYSQSKIDNTIKNLNSYAFPAVDWYDEMFKKYTMNQRVTANISGGGNVARYYIAASFFNDNGVLNVDKQNNFNSNISLKKYSVRSNININLTKTTEAIIRVNGSFDDYRGPIDGGDALYNKVMKTSPVLFPKTFPNVGEYANNTHLMFGNYGDGTYINPYADMVKGYKDYSRTSIVAQGELKQNLDFITKGLNIRGLISTTRYVYSDVSRYYNPYYYSMGTYDQSKDAYSLTLLNPNGGTEYLNYNEGAKDVTTTNYMEVAMSYNRDFDEHGVSGMLVFTRRTQQNSNAGDLQKSLPYKNQGLSGRFTYSYDKRYFAEFNFGYNGSERFAQNERYGFFPSFGIGYLMSNEKFWKPIEKTISKLKWKFTYGLVGNDAIGDSNDRFFYLSNVNMNDEGKGQDFGTNWGNHINGITVNRYANELITWEKAKKMNIGIELGLFNKLEIQADVFYEKRNSILMTRSFIPSTMGLTADVRANVGAASGKGIDMSVDYSHSINKDLWVTGRANFTYATSKYEKIEEPDYLGAGTPWRSQAGQKLSQRWGFIAERLFIDEADIANSPEQNFGGKLMAGDIKYKDIDKDGEITEADKVPIGYPTTPEITYGFGLSAGYKGWDLSAFFQGNARSSFWIDPNCISPFIDTDDDNNTHSQNALLKVIADSHWSEANRDIYAFWPRLANESIANNTQSSTWWMQDGSFMRLKSLELGYTLPEKWTRKAHISNVRIYLNGTNLLTFSKFKLWDPEMGGNGLGYPIQRVYNIGLSVNF; encoded by the coding sequence ATGAAACATCGATTAGCCAGCCAACATTATCGGCTATCAACACAAGTTTTGAGGAAGCCTTTCCTGCTCTTGTGTATCACAAGCTTTTTCTCTTTCCCTGTGGTCAATTATGTAAATGCTGCTACTGCCGGCATAAGCATAGTAAACCAGCAAAAAGAAGTAAAAGGAACTATTTACGATGAAACCAACTCACCCGTAGCCGGTGCAACAATCATCGTTAAAAACTCTACAAGAGGATGCATTACTGACATTGACGGAAAATTCACTATCTCCGTCTCAGTTGGAGATGAGTTGCTGGTCAGCTTCCTCGGGTATCAAACTGCCACAATCAAAGTGTCAGGAGAAAACAATTACACTGTACATTTAAAACCTAAAGTTGATGAACTGGATGAAGTGACAGTTGTAGCCTTTGCAAAACAAAAGAAAGAAAGCGTTATCAGCTCCGTTACCACTGTTAAACCGTCTGAACTGAAAGTACCAAGTAGTAACCTGACAACAGCACTTGCCGGTAGAATGTCAGGAGTGATAGCCTATCAGACGAGCGGTGAACCTGGAAAAGATGATGCTAGCTTTTTCATTCGCGGAGTCACAACTTTTGGCTATGCGGCAAGCCCGCTCATCCTGATTGATAATGTAGAACTCACAAGTGCCGATTTAGCACGCCTGAATGTAGATGACATTGCCAGTTTCTCTATCATGAAGGATGCAACAGCCACCGCGCTATATGGAGCAAGAGGTGCCAATGGCGTGATTCTTGTAACGACCAAAGAAGGTAAAGAAGGAAAAGCAACGGTCAACATCAGAGTGGAAAACTCCATTTCTACTCCGGTCCGTACCATTGAGACAGCTGATCCGATCACATATATGCAACTTCATAACGAAGCTGTCAGAACCCGTAATCCTTTGGGAGTATTGCCATATTCCCAGTCGAAAATAGATAACACCATCAAAAATCTAAACTCTTATGCATTTCCAGCTGTAGACTGGTATGATGAGATGTTCAAGAAATACACCATGAACCAGCGTGTAACAGCAAACATCAGTGGAGGTGGTAATGTAGCAAGATATTACATCGCTGCTTCTTTCTTCAATGATAATGGTGTACTGAATGTGGACAAACAAAACAATTTCAATAGCAACATCAGCTTAAAGAAATACTCAGTCCGTTCCAATATCAACATTAACCTGACTAAAACAACAGAAGCTATCATCCGGGTGAACGGTTCATTCGATGATTATCGCGGCCCGATTGACGGTGGGGATGCGCTGTATAACAAAGTTATGAAAACAAGTCCCGTCCTATTTCCCAAAACATTCCCTAACGTAGGTGAGTATGCAAATAATACGCATCTTATGTTCGGTAACTATGGAGACGGTACTTATATAAATCCATATGCCGATATGGTGAAAGGATATAAAGATTATAGTCGTACTTCAATTGTAGCACAAGGAGAACTGAAACAGAACCTTGATTTCATAACAAAAGGGTTGAATATACGAGGCCTCATCAGTACTACCCGTTATGTGTACTCCGACGTTTCCCGCTATTACAATCCTTATTATTACTCTATGGGAACTTATGACCAGTCGAAGGATGCCTACAGCCTGACTTTACTAAACCCTAATGGTGGTACTGAATATCTGAATTATAATGAAGGAGCTAAAGATGTTACTACCACCAACTACATGGAAGTTGCCATGAGCTACAACCGTGATTTTGATGAACATGGTGTCAGTGGCATGTTGGTATTTACCCGACGTACCCAACAGAACAGCAATGCAGGTGACCTGCAAAAATCATTACCATACAAAAACCAAGGATTATCAGGAAGATTCACCTACTCATACGACAAACGTTACTTCGCAGAATTTAACTTCGGATACAATGGCTCCGAACGTTTCGCCCAGAATGAACGTTACGGCTTCTTCCCTTCTTTCGGTATAGGTTATTTGATGTCAAACGAAAAGTTCTGGAAACCAATTGAAAAAACAATCAGTAAACTAAAATGGAAGTTCACATACGGGCTTGTCGGAAATGATGCCATTGGCGACTCTAATGACCGTTTCTTCTATCTGTCCAATGTCAATATGAATGATGAAGGCAAAGGACAGGATTTTGGAACCAACTGGGGAAATCATATTAACGGTATCACTGTCAACCGTTATGCCAACGAATTAATTACCTGGGAAAAAGCTAAAAAAATGAATATCGGTATTGAATTAGGCTTATTCAACAAACTGGAAATCCAGGCAGATGTATTCTATGAAAAACGAAATAGTATCCTGATGACCCGTTCATTTATTCCTTCCACTATGGGACTGACAGCAGATGTACGAGCCAATGTAGGAGCGGCCTCAGGTAAAGGTATTGATATGTCTGTTGATTACTCACATTCCATCAATAAAGACTTGTGGGTTACCGGACGTGCTAACTTCACTTATGCAACAAGCAAATATGAAAAAATAGAAGAACCGGACTATCTGGGCGCAGGTACTCCCTGGAGAAGCCAGGCAGGACAGAAATTAAGCCAGCGATGGGGATTCATTGCAGAACGTCTGTTTATCGATGAAGCAGATATCGCCAACTCACCGGAACAAAACTTTGGCGGTAAGCTTATGGCAGGTGACATCAAATATAAAGATATAGATAAAGACGGTGAAATAACAGAAGCTGATAAAGTGCCCATAGGCTATCCAACCACTCCCGAAATCACCTATGGATTCGGATTATCTGCAGGATATAAGGGGTGGGACCTCTCCGCCTTCTTCCAAGGCAACGCACGCTCATCTTTCTGGATTGATCCCAACTGTATATCACCATTCATCGACACAGATGATGATAACAACACGCATTCACAAAATGCCTTATTAAAAGTCATTGCGGATAGCCACTGGTCGGAAGCAAACAGAGACATCTATGCTTTTTGGCCACGTTTAGCCAACGAAAGCATAGCTAACAATACACAATCCAGTACCTGGTGGATGCAAGATGGTTCATTCATGCGCCTGAAATCTCTGGAATTAGGATATACCTTACCCGAAAAGTGGACTCGAAAAGCCCATATCAGCAATGTCCGCATTTACCTGAACGGAACCAATCTTCTCACATTCAGTAAATTTAAACTATGGGATCCGGAAATGGGTGGTAATGGCCTTGGATACCCTATCCAAAGAGTATATAATATTGGTTTGAGTGTTAACTTTTAA
- a CDS encoding alpha-L-fucosidase, whose protein sequence is MKTKILLASLVLSIGTLSAQNYQVPVSEKNEPMMKGKFQPTWESLENYQVPEWFRNAKFGIWAHWGPQCVEGSGDWMARSMYMEGTSEYKHHVEHYGHPSEVGFKDIIPLFKAEKWNPDELVAFYKKIGAQYFFALGNHHDNFDLWDSKYQPWNSKNMGPKRDVLAEWEKAARKYELPFGISFHADHAWTWYEPSQRYDRHGPKAGVPYDGTLTKADGKGKWWEGYDPQDLYAQNHPMSKGSWADGMIHSQWAWGNGACLPTQEYCTNFYDRTVDAINRYNPDLIYFDVTVAPFYPISDAGLKIAAHFYNHNMATHKGKLEAVMLSKILDENQRKAIVWDVERGAPNEIMERPWQSCSCIGGWHYTTSVYENNWYKSASDVAKLLIDIVSKNGNLLLSVPLRADGTFDEKEEKILNEFGEWMNINKEAIYSTRPWEVFGEGPIAEADIKINAQGFNEGAYSKATAQEIRFTQTKKDLYATVLAWPENGNVIIKSLAADSKLFPQKIRKVELLGYGPVRFNRTAEGLSINLPEKKLNNIAPVFKIKK, encoded by the coding sequence ATGAAAACGAAAATTTTATTAGCCTCTTTAGTTCTTTCAATAGGAACCTTATCTGCCCAGAACTATCAGGTTCCGGTTTCAGAAAAGAACGAACCTATGATGAAAGGTAAATTCCAACCTACATGGGAGTCTTTGGAGAATTACCAGGTCCCCGAATGGTTTAGGAACGCAAAATTCGGAATATGGGCGCATTGGGGACCTCAGTGTGTAGAAGGTTCGGGCGACTGGATGGCACGCTCCATGTATATGGAAGGAACATCAGAATATAAGCATCATGTAGAGCACTACGGACACCCCTCTGAAGTGGGATTCAAAGACATCATCCCTTTATTTAAAGCAGAAAAATGGAATCCGGATGAGTTAGTGGCATTCTATAAGAAAATAGGTGCACAGTATTTTTTCGCTTTAGGTAACCATCATGATAATTTTGACCTTTGGGACAGTAAATACCAACCATGGAATTCAAAAAATATGGGACCGAAACGTGATGTTTTGGCGGAATGGGAAAAAGCTGCACGCAAGTACGAACTTCCATTTGGTATCAGTTTCCATGCTGACCATGCCTGGACTTGGTACGAACCCTCCCAACGTTATGACAGACACGGACCTAAAGCCGGTGTTCCTTACGATGGCACTTTAACAAAAGCTGACGGCAAAGGTAAATGGTGGGAAGGATATGACCCTCAGGACCTATATGCACAAAACCATCCGATGAGTAAAGGTAGCTGGGCGGATGGCATGATTCATAGCCAATGGGCCTGGGGAAACGGAGCATGCTTGCCTACTCAGGAATACTGCACAAACTTCTATGACCGTACCGTAGATGCCATCAACCGTTATAATCCCGATCTGATTTATTTTGATGTCACCGTAGCCCCATTCTATCCAATCAGTGATGCCGGATTAAAGATTGCGGCTCACTTCTATAACCACAATATGGCAACTCACAAAGGAAAGTTGGAAGCCGTCATGTTGAGTAAGATATTGGATGAAAACCAACGCAAAGCCATCGTTTGGGACGTAGAACGCGGTGCACCCAATGAAATAATGGAGCGACCCTGGCAATCCTGTTCATGCATTGGCGGATGGCATTACACTACATCTGTTTATGAGAATAACTGGTATAAATCAGCCTCGGATGTTGCAAAACTGTTGATTGACATCGTAAGTAAGAATGGTAATCTGCTTCTCAGTGTTCCATTGCGGGCCGATGGTACGTTTGATGAAAAAGAAGAAAAGATACTGAATGAATTCGGCGAATGGATGAATATCAATAAAGAAGCTATCTACAGCACCCGACCTTGGGAAGTGTTCGGCGAAGGTCCGATAGCGGAAGCTGATATTAAAATCAATGCACAAGGATTCAACGAAGGAGCATACAGCAAAGCTACGGCACAAGAGATCCGTTTCACCCAAACCAAGAAGGATTTATATGCCACGGTTCTGGCCTGGCCGGAAAATGGAAATGTAATCATCAAATCATTAGCTGCCGACAGTAAACTATTTCCGCAAAAGATAAGGAAGGTAGAACTGCTTGGATATGGACCGGTACGATTCAACCGCACAGCAGAAGGGCTTTCCATTAATCTGCCGGAGAAAAAGCTCAACAACATAGCTCCCGTATTCAAGATAAAGAAATAA
- a CDS encoding helix-turn-helix domain-containing protein: MALLVDKLHPLVLNVGLAVHNADWNWKNVNSPFTRLYYITEGTAQIQLSGGTQILKPNYLYFIPAFTVHSYICNSYFCHYYLHIYEEHQSDSNLLDEWEFPVEIPAGDLDLALFQRLCAINPHMSLPKSDPASYDNNSMLMQNLLKNKQRALCDKVESRGIVYQLLAHFLKRAQAKVETKDDRIEKAILYIRKHIYETIDLATLAENSCLSKDHFIRLFKKETGVTPSKYINQKKIEKAQLILVTDEMSVKNVAFALSFDDYSYFNRLFKKTTGLTPQEYRNSYH, translated from the coding sequence ATGGCACTATTAGTTGATAAACTACACCCTTTGGTATTAAATGTAGGTTTGGCTGTACACAATGCAGATTGGAACTGGAAGAATGTAAATAGTCCGTTTACACGTTTATATTATATAACGGAAGGAACTGCCCAGATACAGTTATCAGGAGGTACACAGATATTAAAGCCTAATTATTTGTATTTCATTCCGGCATTCACTGTGCATAGCTATATCTGTAACTCCTATTTCTGTCATTACTACCTGCACATTTATGAAGAACATCAGTCAGATTCCAATTTATTAGATGAGTGGGAGTTTCCGGTTGAGATACCTGCCGGAGATTTAGATTTGGCTTTGTTTCAGCGTCTATGTGCAATAAACCCTCACATGAGTTTGCCTAAGTCGGACCCTGCAAGTTATGATAATAACTCGATGCTCATGCAGAACCTTCTGAAAAATAAGCAACGGGCATTGTGCGACAAGGTTGAGTCGCGTGGCATAGTGTACCAGTTACTGGCACATTTCCTGAAACGTGCGCAAGCTAAGGTGGAAACTAAAGATGACCGGATAGAGAAAGCCATTCTTTATATACGTAAACACATATACGAGACTATAGACCTGGCAACATTGGCTGAAAACTCATGCTTGTCGAAAGACCACTTTATCCGTCTGTTCAAGAAAGAAACAGGCGTTACTCCTTCAAAGTATATCAATCAGAAGAAAATAGAGAAAGCACAGCTTATTTTAGTGACTGATGAGATGTCCGTTAAGAATGTGGCTTTTGCCCTCTCCTTCGATGACTATTCTTATTTTAACCGGCTTTTTAAAAAGACAACAGGGCTGACTCCACAGGAATATCGTAACTCGTATCATTAG
- a CDS encoding aldose epimerase family protein produces the protein MNKLFLLVCTVLIAGCTATTKEELTESGLKRSDFQTEVNGEKTDLFVLKNKNKMEVCVTNFGGRIVSVMVPDKDGNMKDVVLGFDSIQDYIKYPSDFGASIGRYANRINQGRFTLDGMEYQLPQNNYGHCLHGGPKGFQYRVYKGVQKSDRELQLTYLAKDGEEGFPGNLQCTVTMKLTDDNAIDIQYEAETDKPTIVNMTNHSYFNLDGNPSKDNSSYLLTLNADHYTPVDSTFMTTGEIASVEGTPMDFRQPTAIGANINQDFAQLKNGNGIDHNWVLNTQGDVSKLCATLESPATGIVLDVYTNEPGIQIYCGNFLDGTLTGKKGIVYNFRTAVCLETQHYPDTPNKPEWPSAVLRPGEKYQSQCIYKFSVRK, from the coding sequence ATGAATAAACTGTTTCTTTTGGTATGTACAGTTCTGATAGCTGGATGTACCGCAACAACAAAAGAAGAACTGACCGAATCCGGATTGAAGCGAAGCGATTTCCAGACAGAAGTCAATGGTGAGAAAACTGACTTATTCGTTCTGAAGAACAAGAACAAGATGGAAGTGTGTGTCACTAATTTCGGAGGCCGTATCGTGTCGGTCATGGTTCCGGATAAGGATGGAAATATGAAGGATGTGGTACTGGGATTTGATTCCATACAGGACTACATCAAATATCCATCTGATTTCGGAGCAAGTATCGGACGATATGCCAATCGTATTAACCAGGGACGCTTCACACTGGATGGTATGGAATATCAATTGCCGCAGAATAACTACGGCCATTGCTTGCATGGCGGTCCGAAAGGTTTCCAATATCGTGTGTACAAAGGGGTACAAAAGAGTGACCGGGAATTGCAACTGACTTATCTGGCAAAGGATGGAGAAGAAGGATTCCCCGGCAATCTGCAATGCACCGTCACCATGAAACTGACGGATGACAACGCCATCGACATACAGTATGAGGCGGAAACAGACAAACCGACCATCGTCAATATGACCAACCACTCTTACTTCAATCTGGATGGTAATCCTTCAAAAGATAATTCAAGTTATCTGTTGACCCTGAACGCCGACCATTATACTCCGGTGGACAGCACTTTCATGACGACCGGCGAAATAGCAAGCGTTGAAGGTACTCCCATGGATTTCAGACAACCTACTGCCATAGGTGCCAACATAAACCAAGACTTCGCACAGTTGAAGAATGGAAATGGCATTGACCACAACTGGGTGCTGAATACTCAAGGAGACGTAAGTAAACTATGTGCCACACTCGAATCACCCGCCACAGGTATCGTTCTGGATGTTTATACCAACGAGCCCGGCATACAGATTTATTGTGGCAACTTCCTAGACGGCACATTGACCGGCAAGAAGGGGATTGTCTATAATTTCCGTACGGCCGTTTGCCTGGAAACGCAACACTATCCCGACACTCCTAACAAACCGGAATGGCCGTCGGCTGTGTTACGGCCGGGAGAGAAATATCAGAGCCAGTGCATCTATAAATTCTCGGTACGCAAATAA
- a CDS encoding glycosyl hydrolase family 8 produces MKNLFYFLLCLIAGTSCSQADPTKPWDKGAFETRKYRNLFAEMGYKQADIDAKLKSVFDGVFYGPDKVYFEVGDSMAYISDIKNHDVRTEGMSYGLMIAVQFDRQDIFDRLWRWGTKYMQHQEGPLKGYFAWSCKTDGTRNSQGPASDGELYYVTALIFASNRWGNDTGINYLAEAQNILNCSMEKDGTNRVMPFINVEHKLITFVPDIHGGRFTDPSYHVPAFYEVWARWANDGRADFWRECAERSREYLHKSIHPVTGLNPDYNNYDGSLLGNNRIIGDAFRFDSWRVPMNIALDYSWTCADKEWQQEYGNKIQDFLYSQGIDTFVDQYNVDGTQVKDTLGAGGYKALRHSLGLVATSAAASLMCTHEKSREFVDKLWNAKHEPYEDGYFDAYYDGLLRLFAFMHLSGNYRIIFPEK; encoded by the coding sequence ATGAAGAACTTATTTTACTTCCTCCTCTGCCTCATCGCCGGGACATCGTGTAGTCAGGCAGACCCGACAAAGCCCTGGGATAAAGGTGCCTTTGAGACACGGAAATACCGAAATCTCTTTGCCGAGATGGGTTATAAACAGGCAGACATCGACGCCAAGCTCAAATCCGTCTTCGACGGTGTGTTCTACGGTCCTGACAAAGTATATTTTGAAGTAGGCGATTCTATGGCATATATCAGCGACATCAAAAATCATGACGTCCGCACCGAAGGTATGTCCTACGGATTAATGATTGCCGTCCAGTTCGACCGTCAGGATATCTTCGACCGCCTCTGGCGATGGGGCACAAAGTACATGCAGCATCAGGAAGGCCCATTGAAAGGCTATTTCGCTTGGAGCTGCAAGACGGACGGTACCCGTAACTCCCAAGGCCCCGCTTCCGACGGAGAACTTTACTATGTCACTGCCCTCATCTTCGCCTCCAACCGTTGGGGAAATGACACCGGCATCAACTACCTTGCCGAAGCCCAGAATATTCTGAACTGTTCCATGGAGAAAGACGGCACAAACCGTGTAATGCCGTTCATCAATGTGGAGCATAAGCTCATCACCTTCGTTCCGGACATACATGGCGGACGATTTACCGACCCGTCTTACCATGTACCCGCTTTCTACGAAGTATGGGCACGCTGGGCCAATGACGGCAGAGCTGATTTCTGGCGCGAATGTGCCGAACGCAGCCGCGAATATCTGCATAAAAGTATCCACCCCGTAACCGGACTGAACCCCGATTATAACAACTACGACGGCAGTCTGTTGGGCAATAACCGCATCATCGGCGACGCTTTCCGTTTCGACTCCTGGCGCGTACCGATGAACATCGCTTTAGACTACTCCTGGACATGTGCCGACAAAGAATGGCAACAGGAATACGGGAATAAAATTCAGGATTTCCTTTACAGCCAGGGTATTGATACCTTCGTAGATCAATATAACGTAGACGGCACGCAAGTAAAAGATACCCTTGGAGCCGGAGGATATAAGGCACTGAGACACTCATTAGGTCTTGTAGCCACTTCCGCAGCTGCCTCACTGATGTGTACCCACGAGAAAAGCCGTGAGTTTGTAGATAAGTTGTGGAACGCAAAGCATGAACCGTATGAGGATGGTTACTTCGATGCTTACTATGACGGGCTGCTCCGCCTCTTCGCTTTCATGCATCTGAGTGGAAACTATAGAATCATATTCCCGGAAAAGTAA
- the xyl3A gene encoding xylan 1,4-beta-xylosidase, whose product MKRKLQLLTGIGCLCLCFLSCSQPPYKNPALSPEERANDLVGRLTLEEKAALMQNTSPAIPRLGIKAYDWWNEALHGVGRAGLATVFPQAIGMGASFNNELLYDVFTAVSDEARAKTTEFSKEGGLKRYQGLTMWTPNINIFRDPRWGRGQETYGEDPYLTGQMGMAVVRGLQGPEGEKYDKLHACAKHYAVHSGPEWNRHSFNAENIDPRDLWETYLPAFKDLVQKAHVKEVMCAYNRFEGEPCCGSNRLLMQILRDEWGYKEIVVSDCWAISDFYNKGAHETDPDKQHASAKAVLSGTDVECGDSYASLPEAVKEGLIDEKQIDISLKRLMKARFELGEMDEPSQVSWAQIPYSVVDSKEHRELALRMARESLVLLQNNQSLLPLNKNLKVAVVGPNANDSVMQWGNYNGFPSHTITLLEGIREYLPESQIIYEPGCDLTSDVTLQSVFQQCSMDGKQGFSAKYWNNTKQEGTPDVTNHISTPFHFITTGATTFAAGINLQDFSASYESIFRPVKNEDIAFRFQTQGITKLSIDDKEVAAGMNFKNNAKVYTLQAEAGKEYRIKIDFVFRNRDAALDFDMGREVPVDLKQTVNKVKEADVIIFAGGISPAVEGEEMHVNIPGFKGGDRETIELPSIQSRLLAELKKAGKKIVFVNFSGSAIALTPESKTCDAILQAWYPGQAGGTAIANVLFGDYNPAGRLPVTFYKSTSQLPGFEDYSMKGRTYRYMTEAPLFPFGHGLSYTIFRYGDASLSTQEVKDGEQTILTIPVSNVGECDGEEVVQVYLRRPGDKEGPSHALRAFKRVNIAKGATCNVTVSLSKEDFEWFDTETNTMRPIEGEYEILYGGTSELKQLKAIPITVK is encoded by the coding sequence ATGAAAAGAAAACTTCAGTTGCTCACCGGAATCGGATGCCTGTGTCTGTGCTTCCTTTCCTGTTCACAACCTCCCTACAAAAACCCGGCACTAAGTCCGGAAGAACGTGCCAATGATCTGGTAGGCCGACTTACATTGGAAGAAAAAGCCGCATTGATGCAAAACACATCTCCTGCCATCCCCCGACTGGGCATAAAAGCCTATGACTGGTGGAACGAAGCGTTGCACGGTGTAGGACGTGCCGGACTGGCCACCGTATTCCCGCAAGCCATCGGTATGGGAGCGTCTTTCAACAACGAACTGCTTTACGATGTATTCACCGCAGTTTCGGATGAAGCACGTGCCAAAACCACCGAATTCAGTAAAGAAGGCGGATTGAAACGTTATCAGGGGCTCACCATGTGGACACCCAATATCAACATCTTCCGTGATCCGCGCTGGGGACGGGGGCAGGAAACTTACGGAGAAGACCCTTACCTCACCGGTCAGATGGGTATGGCAGTGGTACGCGGCCTGCAAGGACCTGAAGGAGAGAAGTATGATAAGCTACATGCCTGTGCCAAGCACTATGCCGTACATTCCGGTCCGGAATGGAACCGCCACAGCTTCAATGCCGAGAACATCGACCCGCGTGATTTATGGGAAACCTATCTGCCCGCTTTTAAAGACCTGGTTCAAAAAGCGCATGTGAAAGAAGTGATGTGTGCCTACAACCGCTTTGAAGGTGAACCCTGTTGCGGAAGCAACCGCCTGCTAATGCAAATTCTGCGTGACGAATGGGGATATAAAGAAATCGTAGTATCGGATTGCTGGGCAATCAGCGACTTCTACAACAAAGGCGCCCATGAAACCGACCCCGACAAACAACACGCTTCCGCCAAAGCCGTACTTTCCGGAACAGATGTGGAATGTGGCGACAGCTATGCTTCGCTGCCCGAAGCTGTGAAGGAAGGATTGATTGACGAGAAACAGATAGACATCTCTCTGAAGCGCCTGATGAAAGCCCGCTTTGAGTTGGGCGAGATGGACGAACCTTCGCAAGTGTCTTGGGCACAGATTCCTTACAGCGTGGTAGATAGTAAAGAACATCGTGAACTGGCACTCCGTATGGCACGTGAGAGCCTTGTGTTGCTGCAAAACAATCAGAGTTTACTGCCTTTAAATAAAAACCTGAAAGTGGCCGTGGTAGGACCTAATGCCAATGACTCCGTAATGCAATGGGGCAACTACAATGGTTTCCCCTCACATACCATCACTCTATTGGAGGGCATTCGCGAATATCTGCCCGAATCACAGATCATCTATGAACCCGGATGCGACCTGACCTCCGACGTCACTTTGCAAAGTGTATTCCAGCAATGCAGCATGGATGGCAAGCAAGGTTTCAGTGCCAAATACTGGAACAATACGAAACAGGAAGGAACACCGGATGTAACCAATCACATCAGCACCCCCTTCCACTTCATCACCACCGGCGCCACGACCTTTGCAGCCGGCATCAACCTGCAAGATTTCTCTGCCAGCTACGAATCCATATTCCGCCCCGTCAAGAATGAAGATATCGCCTTCCGTTTCCAGACCCAAGGGATAACAAAACTCTCCATAGACGACAAGGAAGTTGCCGCAGGCATGAACTTCAAGAATAATGCAAAAGTCTACACCCTCCAGGCAGAAGCTGGAAAAGAATATCGTATCAAGATTGATTTTGTCTTTCGCAACCGTGACGCCGCACTCGATTTTGACATGGGACGCGAAGTTCCCGTTGACCTGAAACAAACCGTAAACAAGGTAAAAGAGGCGGATGTCATCATCTTTGCCGGAGGTATATCCCCGGCAGTGGAAGGTGAGGAAATGCATGTCAACATTCCCGGCTTCAAGGGAGGTGACCGCGAAACCATCGAACTTCCGTCTATCCAAAGCCGTCTGCTTGCCGAACTGAAGAAAGCCGGCAAGAAGATCGTATTCGTCAACTTCTCCGGTTCCGCTATCGCCCTGACTCCCGAATCGAAAACATGTGATGCTATCCTGCAGGCATGGTATCCCGGTCAGGCAGGTGGTACGGCTATCGCCAATGTCCTCTTCGGAGATTACAATCCGGCAGGACGTCTCCCGGTCACTTTCTATAAGAGCACAAGCCAACTGCCCGGCTTTGAAGATTATTCCATGAAGGGACGCACGTACCGGTACATGACGGAAGCTCCGCTCTTCCCCTTCGGGCATGGTTTGAGTTATACCATATTCCGTTATGGAGACGCTTCATTGAGTACACAGGAAGTGAAAGACGGAGAACAAACCATCCTGACCATCCCCGTGAGCAATGTAGGTGAATGCGACGGGGAAGAAGTGGTACAAGTGTATCTGCGTCGTCCAGGCGACAAAGAAGGTCCGTCTCACGCACTCCGCGCCTTTAAGCGTGTGAACATCGCCAAAGGGGCAACCTGCAATGTGACCGTATCATTAAGCAAAGAAGATTTCGAATGGTTTGATACGGAAACCAACACAATGCGCCCGATAGAAGGCGAGTATGAAATACTTTATGGTGGTACGTCGGAGCTGAAACAGTTGAAGGCGATACCAATCACTGTTAAATGA